Within Cnuibacter physcomitrellae, the genomic segment TCGCCGTGGCGCAGCTCGTCCCGCTGCTCGCCCTCGGCGCCTGCGCCTGGATCGCACAGTCGCTGATGCCGCTCCCCGAGGGAGCAGCGGGCGCGTGGCTCACGGAGGTGCTCACGGTCACCGCTCTGGCCTGCTTCGGCACCGCCTCCGCGCTCTCCCTCCCGCTCGGGGCCTCGCCGGGGCGGGCCCTCCTGCGCTGGTCGCCCGCGATGTGGGTCGGCCTCGCGGTGGTCTCCTTCGGCGGACTGTCCGCCCTCCTCCTGCCCGCCGTCGCCGGGTCGGGACGGATATGGATCCCGATCGTCGTCGGCGTGGGCTTCGCGGCGGTGTCGGTGAGCGTCTGGGCGTGGCAGCGGTACGTCGCACCCGTCCTAGGATCGGATGGTGACGAGTGATGAGCATCGGCTGGTCCCGCATCCGACCCCGTCGTCGGTGACGCCGGAGCAGTTCAAGGCAGCCTTCCGCAACCACCCCGCCGGTGTGGCCGTGATCACGGCCGACGCGGGCGACGGGCCTGTCGCCCTCACCGCCACCAGCGTGTTCTCGGTGAGCGCCGAACCCCCGGTGCTGGTGTTCTCGGTCTCGGAGCACTCCTCCTCGACGCCGACGATCCGTCGGGCGGCCACCGTCGTCGTCCACCTGCTCGGAGCGGGCCAGCTCGACATCGCGAAGCTCGGCGCGACGAGCGGCATCGACCGCTTCGCCGACACGTCGATCTGGAGCAGGCTCCCGACGGGCGAG encodes:
- a CDS encoding flavin reductase family protein, with protein sequence MTSDEHRLVPHPTPSSVTPEQFKAAFRNHPAGVAVITADAGDGPVALTATSVFSVSAEPPVLVFSVSEHSSSTPTIRRAATVVVHLLGAGQLDIAKLGATSGIDRFADTSIWSRLPTGEPYFPAAHAWIRGEVVNQMEVGGSTVVAVQALETHAPPPGDHSADAEEAQPLVYHNRTWHRLGDHSKIA